A DNA window from Natronogracilivirga saccharolytica contains the following coding sequences:
- a CDS encoding Dabb family protein, with protein MILHSVFFYLKKDAPENTAEEMQKDIKEKLSKIDSVKTIWAGPPEGIDRDVVDNDYTMSLHAQFEDLAALQRYQSDPLHVAFVEKYKPAFQEIRVFDTRIS; from the coding sequence ATGATATTGCACTCAGTATTTTTTTATCTGAAGAAGGATGCTCCGGAAAACACAGCCGAAGAGATGCAGAAAGATATTAAAGAGAAACTGTCGAAAATAGATTCGGTTAAAACAATCTGGGCCGGTCCTCCGGAAGGAATAGACCGTGACGTTGTAGACAATGATTATACTATGAGCCTGCATGCGCAATTTGAAGATCTTGCTGCTCTGCAAAGATACCAGTCCGACCCTCTGCACGTAGCCTTTGTCGAGAAATACAAGCCCGCCTTTCAGGAAATCCGGGTATTTGACACCAGAATTTCCTGA
- a CDS encoding MFS transporter translates to MNKKPRLSFWQIWNMSFGFLGIQFGFALQNANVSRIFETLGADVETIPILWIAAPVTGLIVQPIVGYLSDNTWNRMGRRRPYFLIGAIFASAALIIMPNSPFLWVAAGMLWILDASINISMEPFRAFVGDMLPSEQRTKGFAMQSFFIGTGAVIASGLPYALTNWLGVSNIAPEGVIPDSVKWSFYIGAAVFILTILWTVIRTKEYSPEELESFEDAEPPEGSDAYEVQKEREEQSLAERAQRKKRHGPLFFIAGALLSLLVYWQSWAEELYIVTFGFVALGLLLILASFFQDRGRTDLGVVVIMDDLYSMPKTMKQLAVVQFFSWFALFSMWIYTTSGVTSHHYDMKLNQPEVAALVSMADEMEAYTEADWHSRLPRVTRDLDRLQEAIDEGEEEVTATMRVVNFFLGQGHEVDMSPDIRDKLLHIQQEYNTGADWVGIAFAVYNGFAALIAFALPVIARFSNRRYTHALALVLGAVGLVSVYFVPDPTWILASMVGVGFAWASILAMPYAILAGSLPAKKMGIYMGIFNFFIVLPQMLAAAILGFIVANVFSGQAIFALMLGAATWIVAAIVTLFVDDVDEPDDAQAAS, encoded by the coding sequence ATGAATAAAAAGCCCCGTCTATCATTTTGGCAAATCTGGAACATGAGTTTTGGTTTTCTTGGAATTCAGTTCGGATTTGCACTTCAGAATGCCAATGTCAGCCGGATTTTCGAGACTCTTGGAGCAGATGTTGAAACCATTCCCATTCTCTGGATAGCCGCACCGGTGACCGGTCTGATCGTCCAGCCTATTGTCGGATATCTCAGTGACAATACCTGGAACCGCATGGGGCGCAGACGTCCGTATTTTCTGATAGGTGCCATTTTTGCTTCTGCTGCCCTTATCATCATGCCCAACTCGCCTTTCCTGTGGGTTGCGGCCGGCATGCTCTGGATCCTGGATGCTTCCATCAACATTTCCATGGAGCCTTTCCGCGCTTTCGTCGGTGATATGCTCCCCTCCGAACAGCGCACCAAGGGATTTGCAATGCAGAGCTTTTTTATCGGTACCGGTGCTGTCATTGCATCAGGTCTTCCGTATGCCCTGACCAACTGGCTGGGTGTTTCCAATATCGCCCCGGAAGGTGTGATTCCCGACTCCGTCAAGTGGTCCTTCTACATCGGTGCCGCTGTATTTATCCTGACCATTTTGTGGACCGTGATCCGAACAAAAGAATACAGTCCCGAAGAGCTTGAGTCATTTGAGGATGCCGAGCCGCCCGAAGGATCCGACGCCTATGAAGTTCAAAAGGAAAGGGAGGAGCAGTCCCTGGCCGAGCGCGCCCAGCGGAAAAAGAGACATGGACCCCTGTTTTTCATTGCCGGAGCCCTGCTTTCTCTGCTTGTTTACTGGCAAAGCTGGGCCGAAGAGCTCTACATTGTGACATTCGGTTTTGTTGCACTTGGATTGCTGCTGATCTTAGCCTCTTTTTTTCAGGATCGCGGACGAACCGATCTCGGAGTGGTCGTTATTATGGATGACCTTTACAGCATGCCCAAAACCATGAAACAGCTTGCTGTAGTTCAGTTTTTTTCCTGGTTTGCACTCTTTTCAATGTGGATCTACACCACCTCCGGTGTCACCAGCCATCACTATGACATGAAGCTCAATCAGCCCGAAGTTGCCGCTCTTGTTTCCATGGCTGATGAGATGGAGGCTTACACGGAAGCGGACTGGCACAGCCGGCTTCCACGCGTCACCCGTGACCTTGACCGGCTTCAGGAGGCCATTGATGAGGGCGAGGAAGAGGTAACCGCCACGATGCGTGTCGTCAATTTCTTTCTCGGACAGGGGCACGAAGTTGACATGAGTCCGGATATTCGGGATAAGCTGCTGCACATCCAGCAGGAATATAACACCGGCGCCGACTGGGTAGGTATCGCTTTTGCCGTGTATAATGGTTTTGCAGCTCTGATCGCCTTCGCCCTGCCTGTCATTGCCAGATTTTCCAACCGAAGGTATACCCATGCCCTTGCGCTGGTTCTTGGTGCTGTGGGACTTGTCTCCGTCTACTTTGTCCCGGATCCGACCTGGATTCTCGCTTCCATGGTGGGAGTGGGATTTGCATGGGCCAGTATTCTTGCAATGCCATATGCCATCCTTGCCGGATCACTGCCCGCCAAGAAAATGGGTATTTATATGGGGATATTTAACTTCTTTATCGTACTGCCCCAGATGCTTGCTGCTGCCATACTCGGCTTTATTGTTGCCAATGTCTTTTCCGGACAGGCCATCTTTGCACTGATGCTTGGCGCTGCGACATGGATTGTGGCCGCAATTGTCACCCTGTTTGTGGATGATGTTGACGAACCTGATGATGCCCAGGCAGCCTCCTGA
- the dxs gene encoding 1-deoxy-D-xylulose-5-phosphate synthase: MNNYKAVPGPLLSTINSPDDLKKVSADQLPQVCQELRDFIIDTVSVHGGHFGASLGVVELTTALHYVYDTPEDQLVWDVGHQAYGHKILTGRRDDFHTNRKYLGLSGFPKRTESPYDTFGVGHSSTSISAGLGMSVARDLLQKNNEVVAVIGDGAMTAGMAFEAMNNAGVQNSDLLVILNDNRMSIDPNVGALNEYLADITTTQTFNKMRDDLYNMLGYFKGAGEKMRKMASRMEAALTTALTPGSLFRSLGFKYYGPVDGHNVKNLARQLHDLKKVSGPKLLHVVTVKGKGFAPAERDQVKWHASGSPFDKVTGNSLAKKSNDKPVPKYQDVFADSLIELAKKNELITGITAAMPSGTSMLKMMEEIPDRAFDVGIAEQHAVTFAAGLATQGLKPFVAIYSTFLQRGYDQVVHDVAIQNLPVVFCMDRAGVAGADGPTHHGLFDVSYMRCLPNVVVSAPMDEQDLRNLMYTASRYGEGPFSIRYPRGAATGMKVSPEFEYITPGKGRTIAEGEDIAILSFGTIGNYAAEALDELKIAGISAGLYDMRFAKPLDTELLDDISRKYRHIITIEDAARFGGFGSAVAEYYSDKEDRPVQVIMGVEDRVVEHGTQKELHRELGLDAQGIVEQAKLLMEKQTSRL, from the coding sequence ATGAATAATTACAAGGCGGTTCCGGGTCCACTCCTTTCCACCATCAACAGCCCTGATGATCTGAAAAAAGTATCAGCAGACCAGCTCCCCCAGGTCTGTCAGGAACTTCGTGATTTCATTATTGACACTGTTTCTGTTCATGGTGGTCATTTTGGCGCAAGTCTTGGCGTAGTTGAACTGACTACAGCTCTTCATTATGTGTATGATACCCCGGAAGACCAGCTCGTCTGGGATGTGGGCCATCAGGCATACGGTCATAAAATTCTGACCGGGCGCCGTGATGATTTTCATACAAACCGAAAATACCTCGGATTGTCCGGTTTTCCGAAGCGAACCGAAAGCCCCTACGATACTTTTGGTGTCGGCCATTCCAGTACCTCAATATCAGCCGGACTGGGCATGTCCGTTGCCCGCGACCTGCTGCAAAAGAATAATGAGGTTGTGGCAGTGATCGGTGACGGCGCAATGACGGCCGGAATGGCATTTGAGGCCATGAACAACGCCGGGGTTCAAAACAGCGATCTTCTTGTCATCCTGAATGACAACAGGATGTCTATCGACCCGAACGTCGGAGCACTGAACGAGTATCTCGCAGATATCACCACAACGCAGACATTCAATAAAATGCGGGATGATCTGTACAATATGCTCGGATATTTCAAGGGTGCCGGTGAAAAAATGCGCAAAATGGCATCCCGCATGGAGGCTGCATTGACAACCGCGCTCACCCCGGGTTCTCTTTTCCGCTCGCTGGGATTCAAGTATTATGGTCCGGTGGACGGTCACAACGTCAAAAACCTCGCCCGCCAGCTTCACGACCTGAAAAAAGTCAGCGGCCCGAAACTGCTGCATGTCGTTACCGTAAAGGGCAAAGGCTTTGCTCCGGCTGAAAGAGATCAGGTTAAGTGGCACGCTTCCGGAAGCCCGTTTGACAAGGTAACCGGCAATTCACTTGCGAAAAAATCCAATGACAAGCCTGTTCCGAAGTACCAGGATGTCTTTGCAGACAGTCTCATTGAACTGGCAAAGAAAAATGAACTCATCACGGGCATTACCGCTGCGATGCCAAGCGGCACCAGCATGCTGAAAATGATGGAGGAGATTCCCGATCGCGCTTTTGACGTCGGAATTGCCGAGCAGCATGCCGTCACTTTTGCTGCCGGACTTGCCACGCAGGGTTTAAAACCTTTTGTTGCGATTTATTCCACGTTTCTGCAGCGAGGGTACGATCAGGTGGTCCACGATGTCGCGATCCAGAATCTGCCCGTCGTCTTCTGCATGGACCGTGCCGGAGTTGCCGGTGCTGACGGTCCGACCCATCACGGACTGTTTGATGTCTCCTATATGCGCTGCCTGCCCAATGTGGTAGTATCTGCACCAATGGATGAGCAGGACTTGCGCAATCTGATGTATACCGCTTCCCGCTACGGGGAAGGCCCGTTTTCCATCAGGTATCCGCGTGGTGCGGCTACCGGCATGAAGGTCTCTCCCGAATTTGAATATATCACACCCGGAAAAGGAAGAACGATTGCAGAAGGAGAGGATATAGCCATACTCAGCTTCGGAACAATCGGAAACTACGCCGCGGAGGCGCTTGATGAGTTGAAGATTGCAGGCATTTCTGCCGGACTCTATGATATGCGTTTTGCCAAGCCTCTCGATACCGAACTTCTTGATGATATTTCCCGAAAGTACCGGCACATCATTACGATAGAAGATGCTGCCAGGTTCGGCGGGTTCGGCTCGGCAGTTGCGGAGTATTACTCGGACAAAGAGGATCGGCCTGTTCAGGTAATTATGGGCGTGGAAGACCGTGTGGTAGAACATGGTACCCAGAAAGAGCTGCACCGCGAACTCGGCCTGGATGCTCAGGGCATTGTTGAGCAGGCAAAATTGCTGATGGAAAAACAGACCTCGCGCCTCTGA
- a CDS encoding class I SAM-dependent methyltransferase — MPSSRYLARDAVKMVVENLRIPGRDPVSVLELGPGTGTFTEHILPHLKKEDSFDAVELNDYFFKILRRKFRVNSRVSLHHKDFLKFTTDNRYDFVVSSLPYERIPKRITRDLWEHKLELCKPDSYIIYYKYVNFNHFRNRFEKQLVKNYTYDEKIVFLNMPPARLITLKIDDPGNGIELMNNSIKGRKKRKRSRPSGSIVNGTGPSK, encoded by the coding sequence ATGCCCAGTTCGCGGTATCTGGCCAGGGATGCGGTAAAAATGGTGGTGGAAAATCTGCGCATTCCTGGACGTGATCCCGTATCTGTTCTTGAACTCGGTCCCGGAACCGGCACATTCACAGAGCATATACTTCCGCATTTAAAAAAGGAAGACTCATTTGATGCCGTTGAGCTGAATGATTATTTCTTTAAGATTCTTCGCAGAAAGTTTCGGGTTAACAGCCGGGTTTCACTTCACCACAAGGATTTCCTGAAGTTCACAACCGACAACCGGTATGACTTTGTCGTTTCCAGTCTTCCATATGAAAGAATACCCAAGCGCATTACCCGTGATTTGTGGGAGCACAAGCTGGAACTATGCAAGCCGGATTCCTATATCATCTATTATAAGTATGTGAACTTCAACCATTTCCGCAACCGTTTCGAAAAGCAGCTGGTGAAAAACTATACATACGATGAGAAAATCGTATTTCTGAACATGCCGCCTGCCAGGCTGATTACCTTGAAAATTGATGATCCCGGGAATGGCATCGAGCTGATGAACAACAGCATCAAGGGTAGAAAGAAAAGAAAGCGGTCCAGGCCGTCAGGTTCCATTGTCAACGGGACCGGACCCTCAAAATGA
- a CDS encoding YifB family Mg chelatase-like AAA ATPase: MLAHAFCATTFGVDAHLIDVETNAVNGLPQYFLVGLPDRAISESRDRIEAAIRNSGFEMPRGRITVNLAPANLPKEGSSFDLPIALGLLAMSSQIDKDKLRDVLVLGELALDGALRPVKGVLPVTVEARKRGLAKIVVPKVNAREAAVVKGIDVFGFEHLAEVTDWLTGRSEKEPFHVDVDALFGQNPDISTLDYCDVKGQENVKRSVEVAAAGGHNVLMVGPPGSGKTMIARRISTILPPLTLEESLETTRINSVAGMLTNGTSLVVTRPFRAPHHTISDVALAGGGSVPRPGEISLAHNGVLFLDELPEFRRTALEVLRQPLEDGMVTLSRSRFTVSYPSRFMLVASMNPSPDGDWYDPDDPGSARPEQIQNYFSRVSGPLMDRIDIHVEVRKVNYEDVAQTAPAERSETIRERVIDARERQKRRFKKASNVFCNAQMNTRLVRVVCKIDEAGSHLLKKAMHHLGLSARAYDRILKVSRTIADLEKSEQIKAHHIAEAVQYRSLDRKIV, translated from the coding sequence ATGCTGGCGCATGCATTCTGCGCAACTACATTCGGAGTGGATGCGCATCTGATTGATGTGGAGACAAATGCGGTAAACGGGCTGCCACAGTATTTTCTGGTTGGCCTGCCTGACAGGGCGATAAGCGAGTCACGCGACCGGATTGAAGCTGCAATCCGGAACAGTGGCTTTGAAATGCCAAGGGGGCGGATTACCGTTAACCTGGCTCCTGCCAACCTGCCGAAAGAGGGCAGCTCCTTTGACCTTCCGATAGCCCTGGGGCTGCTGGCCATGTCATCTCAGATCGACAAAGATAAGCTCAGAGATGTTTTGGTACTGGGCGAACTGGCCCTTGACGGTGCTTTGCGCCCGGTAAAGGGCGTATTACCGGTCACGGTAGAAGCAAGAAAACGCGGGCTTGCCAAAATTGTAGTACCGAAAGTTAATGCACGGGAAGCGGCCGTGGTAAAAGGAATCGATGTATTCGGATTTGAGCACCTTGCAGAAGTAACGGACTGGTTGACAGGCCGCTCAGAAAAAGAGCCTTTTCACGTTGATGTTGATGCTTTATTCGGTCAAAACCCGGATATCAGCACACTGGATTATTGTGACGTAAAAGGGCAGGAAAATGTTAAAAGGTCCGTAGAAGTAGCAGCGGCTGGTGGTCATAATGTTCTGATGGTAGGTCCGCCCGGATCCGGAAAAACCATGATTGCCAGAAGAATTTCAACAATTCTCCCACCGCTTACACTTGAGGAGTCCCTTGAAACGACGCGGATCAACTCTGTTGCCGGAATGCTCACCAACGGAACCTCGCTTGTTGTCACAAGACCGTTCCGGGCTCCACATCACACCATATCTGATGTTGCACTGGCTGGCGGTGGTTCGGTACCCAGACCGGGTGAAATTTCGCTGGCTCATAACGGGGTACTCTTCCTTGATGAGCTTCCGGAGTTCAGGCGTACGGCGTTGGAAGTACTGAGGCAGCCGCTTGAAGACGGAATGGTGACCCTTTCGCGTTCCCGTTTTACCGTCAGCTATCCGTCACGGTTTATGCTGGTCGCATCAATGAATCCCTCCCCGGATGGCGACTGGTACGATCCTGATGACCCCGGATCTGCACGCCCTGAACAAATACAGAACTATTTCAGCAGAGTCAGTGGTCCGCTTATGGACCGAATCGATATTCATGTTGAAGTCAGGAAAGTGAACTACGAGGATGTAGCGCAAACAGCTCCTGCAGAACGTTCGGAGACGATCAGGGAGCGGGTAATTGATGCCCGTGAGCGCCAGAAAAGGAGGTTCAAAAAAGCGTCAAATGTGTTTTGCAATGCACAGATGAACACGCGCCTGGTGAGAGTGGTGTGTAAAATTGATGAGGCGGGATCGCATCTGCTGAAAAAAGCCATGCATCATCTGGGACTTTCAGCAAGGGCGTATGACCGGATTCTGAAGGTCTCGCGGACAATTGCAGACCTGGAAAAAAGCGAGCAAATTAAAGCGCATCATATAGCCGAAGCCGTGCAGTACCGTTCACTGGACCGGAAAATTGTGTAA
- a CDS encoding DUF4342 domain-containing protein — translation MRHDIVEEIRVSGAELVDKVRNLVREGSIRRLVIINNKDEVVFELPLALGVAGVGGAFALAPILSSVAAYALFVNDTRILVERSRDAGNSNLNNGLSSHQDQGKANTHHTRSSASGRDPYEIDVDFEVLD, via the coding sequence ATGAGACATGACATTGTTGAAGAAATCCGGGTTTCGGGAGCCGAACTGGTCGACAAAGTCAGAAACCTTGTACGTGAGGGAAGCATCCGGCGACTGGTCATTATAAACAACAAAGATGAAGTCGTGTTCGAATTGCCGCTTGCGCTGGGAGTTGCCGGAGTAGGCGGGGCATTTGCCCTTGCCCCGATTCTTTCATCGGTTGCGGCTTATGCTCTATTTGTGAATGATACCCGAATACTGGTCGAGCGCTCCCGGGATGCCGGCAACAGCAATCTCAACAATGGTCTTTCCTCGCATCAGGACCAGGGCAAGGCGAACACACATCATACCCGGTCTTCAGCCAGCGGCCGCGACCCATATGAAATAGATGTTGATTTTGAAGTTCTGGATTAG
- the queA gene encoding tRNA preQ1(34) S-adenosylmethionine ribosyltransferase-isomerase QueA has translation MPDQKITLSDFDYNLPESLIAQKPAEPRDHSRLLVYRRDEKSITDDFFYNIASYLPHGSALVVNNSRVEKSRLLFGNREVFVTRVIDSHTVEAMIRPGKAFKTGKTVTLSDDTNHPISADVLEITEDGLRILRFNHPVDDPVFDPWRRTPFPPYISPDENLSERYQTVYARDAGSKAAPTAGLHFTDRTFAELKKKSIHQVEITLHVGMGTFAPVKTEQISDHKMHSEWYHIPKGAAEKLRTSSHITAVGTTSARVLESIASGSHDTTGVTLQHDLPFRYFTETRGETNIFITPGYQFRAVDALLTNFHLPKSTLLMMIAAFTGLPEMHRIYKHAIDNQYRFYSFGDAMLVL, from the coding sequence ATGCCAGATCAAAAAATTACTCTTTCAGATTTTGATTACAACCTTCCGGAGTCCCTTATTGCTCAGAAGCCTGCCGAGCCCAGGGATCATTCAAGACTGCTGGTATACCGAAGGGATGAAAAATCAATTACCGATGATTTTTTCTACAATATTGCCTCCTATCTTCCGCACGGGTCTGCGCTTGTTGTGAACAACTCCCGCGTTGAAAAATCCAGACTCCTCTTCGGAAACAGGGAGGTGTTTGTTACGCGCGTTATTGACTCTCATACAGTTGAGGCCATGATCCGCCCTGGCAAAGCTTTCAAAACCGGAAAAACGGTAACCTTGTCCGATGACACAAATCACCCGATCAGTGCCGATGTACTTGAAATCACAGAAGACGGTCTCAGAATCCTCAGGTTCAACCACCCTGTTGATGATCCGGTATTTGATCCCTGGCGCAGGACACCTTTCCCGCCATATATCAGTCCTGATGAAAATCTTTCTGAAAGATATCAAACCGTATATGCACGTGACGCCGGAAGCAAGGCTGCACCTACCGCCGGACTCCATTTCACCGACCGCACCTTTGCTGAACTGAAAAAAAAATCCATACATCAGGTTGAAATCACATTACATGTCGGGATGGGCACCTTCGCACCCGTGAAAACGGAACAGATCTCCGATCACAAAATGCACTCCGAGTGGTATCACATTCCGAAAGGCGCTGCAGAAAAACTCAGGACTTCATCCCATATTACGGCCGTGGGTACAACCAGTGCCCGTGTTCTTGAATCCATCGCATCCGGCAGCCACGATACTACCGGAGTGACACTGCAACATGACCTTCCTTTTCGCTACTTCACAGAAACCCGGGGAGAAACAAATATATTTATTACTCCGGGCTACCAGTTCCGTGCCGTTGATGCTCTGCTGACCAACTTTCATCTGCCCAAGAGTACTTTGCTCATGATGATCGCAGCTTTTACCGGACTCCCTGAAATGCATCGCATATACAAGCACGCCATCGACAATCAATACCGGTTTTATTCCTTTGGTGATGCGATGCTGGTTCTGTAG
- the trxB gene encoding thioredoxin-disulfide reductase produces the protein MEDIAGKTLDVIIVGSGPAGLTAALYAARADLKPLVFEGPEPGGQLTTTTDVENYPGYPDGVLGPKMMEDFRKQATRFGADCRWGTVSGIDFDKRPYKVTVDEKTEVYARSLIVSTGASAKWLGLESEQRLRGHGVSACATCDGAFFRDQHVVIIGGGDTAMEEAQFLTKFASKVTLLHRRDELRASKIMQKRTLDNPKVEVMWNSVLEEVLGDKVVEGVKVRNVKTDEVSTLDDVTGVFLAIGHKPNTDLFKGVLDMDETGYILTEPKSTYTNMPGIFACGDAQDKDYRQAVTAAGTGCMAAIDAERWLAEQEVAEQEKEEA, from the coding sequence ATGGAAGATATTGCAGGAAAAACACTGGATGTGATTATCGTCGGCAGCGGTCCTGCCGGACTTACCGCGGCATTATATGCAGCCCGGGCGGATCTGAAGCCGCTGGTCTTTGAAGGTCCGGAACCCGGCGGTCAATTGACAACAACCACCGATGTTGAAAATTATCCGGGTTATCCGGATGGCGTGCTCGGTCCAAAGATGATGGAGGATTTCCGGAAGCAGGCGACACGCTTTGGCGCCGATTGCCGCTGGGGAACCGTGTCCGGCATTGATTTTGACAAGCGCCCCTATAAAGTTACGGTGGATGAAAAAACAGAAGTTTATGCCAGGTCGCTGATAGTATCGACAGGTGCGTCGGCTAAATGGCTTGGGCTGGAAAGCGAGCAGCGCCTTCGCGGGCACGGGGTGTCGGCATGTGCGACGTGCGACGGGGCTTTTTTCCGGGATCAGCATGTGGTGATTATTGGCGGCGGTGATACGGCCATGGAAGAGGCGCAGTTTCTGACCAAATTTGCAAGCAAGGTGACACTGCTCCACCGTCGTGATGAGCTTCGGGCTTCAAAGATCATGCAGAAGCGGACACTTGATAATCCGAAGGTGGAAGTAATGTGGAACTCGGTTCTTGAGGAAGTTCTTGGCGATAAGGTGGTTGAGGGTGTCAAGGTGAGAAATGTCAAAACAGATGAGGTAAGTACTCTGGATGATGTTACCGGTGTATTTCTCGCCATAGGTCACAAACCCAACACGGATCTGTTCAAGGGCGTGCTGGATATGGATGAAACCGGTTATATTCTGACCGAACCGAAGAGCACCTATACCAATATGCCGGGGATTTTTGCATGCGGAGATGCACAGGACAAGGATTATCGTCAGGCGGTAACTGCAGCAGGAACCGGATGTATGGCCGCAATTGACGCCGAGCGCTGGCTTGCTGAACAGGAAGTGGCGGAACAGGAGAAAGAAGAAGCTTGA
- the xseB gene encoding exodeoxyribonuclease VII small subunit, which yields MTKSEKKERFDFEQALERLSEVLKELESDDVPLDKAIALYEEGMKLSKLCSGKLEEAELRIEQVANNQKKQHE from the coding sequence ATGACCAAATCCGAAAAAAAGGAACGATTCGATTTTGAACAGGCTTTAGAGAGATTATCCGAGGTGCTTAAAGAACTGGAGTCTGACGATGTACCCCTGGATAAGGCCATTGCTCTGTACGAAGAAGGTATGAAGTTGTCAAAGCTGTGTTCCGGCAAACTTGAGGAAGCCGAGCTTCGCATAGAGCAGGTCGCTAACAACCAAAAAAAACAGCATGAATAA
- the dinB gene encoding DNA polymerase IV, which translates to MAMRKIIHIDMDAFYASVEQRDDPSLKGKPVVVGGSPQGRGVVAAASYEARKYGIRSAMPAARASRLYPELIFIRPRFDVYKSVSLQIREIFYEYTDLVEPLSLDEAYLDVTENKVNNPSATLIAKEIKKKVRERTGLTASAGISINKFLAKIASDLKKPDGLALIPPGQALDFISDLPIGKFHGIGKATEAKMHRLGIKTGADLRERDRWELDKHFGKAGAFYYNIARAIDERPVRTEWIPKSIGNEKTFTEDIDSVEWLAGFLQKISEKVAGRLAREQAVAKTVTLKVRYDNFESVTRSITPGHPVAGAEEISGLAVRLLEETEAGKRKVRLAGVTVSGFIREGDDAASEGIQLTLFGE; encoded by the coding sequence ATGGCCATGAGGAAAATTATTCACATTGATATGGATGCGTTTTATGCTTCTGTTGAGCAGCGGGACGATCCATCGCTGAAGGGAAAGCCTGTTGTTGTGGGCGGTTCACCTCAGGGGCGCGGTGTTGTTGCAGCTGCCAGTTATGAGGCAAGAAAATACGGCATCCGCTCCGCCATGCCCGCAGCCCGGGCCTCCAGGCTGTATCCCGAGCTGATATTTATCCGGCCCCGCTTTGATGTTTACAAGAGTGTATCCCTGCAAATCCGGGAGATCTTTTATGAATACACCGACCTGGTCGAGCCGCTCTCTCTTGATGAAGCCTATCTGGATGTGACCGAAAATAAAGTGAATAACCCGTCGGCAACACTCATTGCAAAGGAAATAAAGAAAAAGGTCCGGGAGCGTACCGGCCTGACCGCATCTGCCGGAATCTCTATCAACAAGTTTCTGGCGAAAATCGCATCCGACCTGAAAAAACCGGACGGACTCGCCCTGATACCACCCGGGCAGGCACTGGACTTTATTTCGGATCTGCCCATCGGGAAATTTCACGGAATCGGCAAGGCCACCGAGGCAAAGATGCACCGCCTGGGAATCAAGACCGGAGCCGACCTGAGGGAGCGTGACCGGTGGGAACTGGACAAGCATTTCGGCAAAGCCGGTGCCTTTTATTACAACATTGCGCGCGCCATTGATGAACGGCCGGTGCGTACCGAATGGATTCCCAAATCGATCGGGAATGAGAAAACGTTTACGGAGGATATTGATTCCGTGGAATGGCTTGCCGGATTCCTGCAAAAAATCAGTGAGAAGGTGGCCGGACGGCTGGCGCGCGAACAGGCTGTTGCCAAAACGGTGACACTGAAAGTACGATACGATAACTTTGAAAGTGTCACGCGCAGCATCACGCCGGGCCATCCTGTTGCAGGAGCTGAAGAGATTTCCGGGCTGGCCGTTCGCCTTCTTGAAGAAACCGAAGCCGGGAAGCGAAAAGTGCGTCTTGCCGGGGTCACCGTTTCCGGCTTCATCCGTGAAGGGGATGATGCCGCTTCAGAAGGGATTCAGCTGACACTTTTCGGAGAGTAG
- a CDS encoding M48 family metallopeptidase — protein MTEPHLLEKVLPAEAPPLKVIRRKHQRTIRIRIKDDGILVSAPSGVPFSRVADFVRNKSDWIKKVCRKNRQKSDHLAKLKEAARGTLLLRGERKPVNPFPVRNLRKPSLVEHDRAVVYQYPAAAASSDLLYPDSDTVFAFYRKLARNELQEAFYRHADRLPFRPGGLTIRNQKTKWGSCSSRGTISLNWRLIKCPATIRDYIIIHELCHLKHFNHSKAFWKTVRDYYPGVDQAKSWIREHSDIIFNDI, from the coding sequence ATGACAGAACCGCATCTTCTGGAAAAAGTACTGCCGGCCGAAGCCCCGCCGCTCAAGGTCATCCGCAGAAAACATCAGCGGACGATCAGAATCCGGATTAAAGATGACGGCATTTTGGTTTCCGCTCCATCCGGCGTGCCTTTTTCCAGAGTTGCTGACTTTGTGCGGAATAAATCTGACTGGATTAAAAAGGTTTGCAGAAAGAACCGGCAAAAGTCAGACCATCTTGCCAAACTGAAGGAAGCAGCCAGGGGTACTTTGCTGCTTCGGGGAGAGCGGAAGCCGGTCAACCCGTTTCCGGTCCGCAATCTTCGCAAACCCTCACTGGTCGAACATGACCGGGCGGTGGTTTACCAATACCCGGCTGCGGCGGCATCATCTGATCTTCTTTATCCCGACTCCGATACGGTGTTTGCATTTTATCGCAAACTGGCCAGGAATGAATTGCAGGAGGCATTTTACCGGCATGCGGACCGTCTGCCATTCCGGCCTGGCGGACTCACCATCCGAAATCAAAAAACCAAGTGGGGCAGCTGCTCATCCCGTGGCACCATTTCACTCAACTGGCGCCTGATCAAATGTCCCGCTACTATCCGTGACTATATCATTATCCATGAGCTATGCCACTTGAAGCACTTTAATCACAGCAAAGCCTTCTGGAAAACTGTCAGGGATTATTATCCCGGTGTTGATCAGGCCAAATCATGGATCCGGGAGCACTCGGACATCATCTTCAATGATATATAG